The Drosophila gunungcola strain Sukarami chromosome 3L unlocalized genomic scaffold, Dgunungcola_SK_2 000003F, whole genome shotgun sequence genome contains a region encoding:
- the LOC128258809 gene encoding uncharacterized protein LOC128258809 encodes MEESQFQPKPKDSVEETVPKAPNLPREVKLKVQRHLNKHGYSQKNLVEASKYGKQNHTNAAFHYVSTTIKRGQEMVRNCDSVSLNNISQWLELMKKAQLTELCEFEAAAAVNFIIHNEEKPFPDELNGIDLNEAYKFLENALMGQPQRKLSEPTKAFLSKEIELLIQEANTDESDDMARSMGQCLFNHQIVDYMEQPHKCSLDPLFLDEKRT; translated from the exons ATGGAGGAAAGCCAATTCCAGCCGAAACCGAAGGATTCTGTTGAGGAAACCGTGCCCAAGGCGCCCAACCTTCCCAGGGAAGTCAAACTGAAGGTTCAAAGACATCTGAACAAGCATGGCTACTCGCAGAAAAACCTGGTGGAAGCATCCAAATACGGCAAGCAAAACCATACGAACGCCGCTTTCC ACTATGTGTCCACCACGATTAAAAGGGGCCAGGAAATGGTCAGAAATTGCGACTCCGTCAGTCTGAACAACATCAGCCAGTGGCTGGAACTGATGAAAAAAGCCCAACTCACGGAACTCTGCGAATTCGAGGCAGCTGCGGCTGTGAACTTCATAATCCATAACGAGGAAAAGCCATTCCCAGATGAACTGAATGGCATTGACTTGAA cGAAGCGtataaatttttggaaaatgctCTAATGGGCCAGCCCCAACGGAAGCTGAGCGAGCCCACCAAGGCATTTCTGTCCAAGGAAATCGAG CTCCTTATACAGGAGGCCAACACCGACGAGTCAGATGATATGGCTCGCAGCATGGGACAGTGCCTATTTAACCATCAGATCGTGGACTATATGGAACAGCCCCACAAATGCAGCTTGGACCCACTTTTCCTGGACGAAAAGCGAACGTAG